GCCGCAGTGGCTGATGGAGATTGATGTGATCGCCGTGATCCCGGATGACTGGCAGCCGCAGGCGGGAGCATAAATCATGACCTTATCGATTATTGGCCGCTGCGCGCAAACTGGCCAGATAGGCATCGCCATCAGCTCGTCCAGCATCGCGGTGGGGGCGCGTTGTCCCTGGCTGCGCAGTCAGGTCGGCGCGGTATCAACCCAAAACATCACCTTACCGGCGCTCGGGCCGCGCATTCTTGACAGGCTGGAGCAGGGCAATGCTGTCGACACCGCGTTAAAAGCCGGGCTCGGTACCGATGACTACGCCATCTATCGGCAAGTTACGGTGCTGACGGCTGAGGGAGAAAGCGCGTTTTATAGCGGCGAAAAGACGCTGGGTGTTAACAACGCCCTGAGCGGCGAAAACTGCGTGG
Above is a genomic segment from Enterobacter sp. C2 containing:
- a CDS encoding DUF1028 domain-containing protein → MTLSIIGRCAQTGQIGIAISSSSIAVGARCPWLRSQVGAVSTQNITLPALGPRILDRLEQGNAVDTALKAGLGTDDYAIYRQVTVLTAEGESAFYSGEKTLGVNNALSGENCVAAGNMLADPNVIIAMVNAFEQRSGDLADRLIAAMQAGMKAGGEAGPVHSAALSIVDAPVWPVVDLRVDWTDGDPIAELNQLWQAYKPQMQDYITRALDPRSAPGYGVPGDE